Proteins encoded by one window of Rattus rattus isolate New Zealand chromosome 10, Rrattus_CSIRO_v1, whole genome shotgun sequence:
- the Igsf9 gene encoding protein turtle homolog A, whose translation MIWCLRLTILSLILSQGADGRRKPEVVSVVGRAGESAVLGCDLLPPAGRPPLHVIEWLRFGFLLPIFIQFGLYSPRIDPDYVGRVRLQTGASLQIEGLRVEDQGWYECRVLFLDQHSPEQDFANGSWVHLTVNSPPQFQETPPLVLEVKELEAVTLRCVALGSPQPYVTWKFRGQDLGKVQGQMQVQNGTLWIRRVERGSAGDYTCQASSTEGSVTHTTQLLVLGPPVIVVPPNNNTVNASQDVSLACRAEAYPANLTYSWFQDGINVFHISRLQSRVRILVDGSLWLQATQPDDAGHYTCVPSNGLPHPPSASAYLTVLYPAQVTAMPPETPLPIGMRGVIRCPVRANPPLLFVTWTKDGQALQLDKFPGWSLGPEGSLVIALGNEDALGEYSCTPYNSLGTAGPSPVTRVLLKAPPAFIDQPKEEYFQEVGRDLLIPCSARGDPPPIVSWAKVGRGLQGQAQVDSNNSLILRPLTKEAHGRWECSARNAVAHVTISTNVYVLGTSPHVVTNVSVVPLPKGANVSWEPGFDGGYLQRFSVWYTPLAKRPDRAHHDWVSLAVPMGATHLLVPGLQAHTQYQFSVLAQNKLGSGPFSEIVLSIPEGLPTTPAVPRLPPTEMPPLLSPPRGLVAVRTPRGVLLHWDPPELIPERLDGYILEGRQGSQGWEILDQGVAGTEIQLLVPGLIKDVLYEFRLVAFADSYVSDPSNIANISTSGLEVYPSRTQLPGLLPQPVLAGVVGGVCFLGVAVLVSILAACLMNRRRAARRHRKRLRQDPPLIFSPRGRSGPHSAPGSDSPDSVTKFKLQGSPVPSLRQSLLWGEPARPPSPHPDSPLGRGPLPLEPICRGPDGRFVMGPTVAPPQEKLCLERSEPRTSAKRLAQSLDCSSSSPSGVPQPLCITDISPVGQPPAAMPSPLPGPGPLLQYLSLPFFREMNVDGDWPPLEEPTPASPPDFMGSQPCPTSSFLPPPDSPPTNLRAVLPGTLMGVGVSSEPPYTALADWTLRERVLPGLLSAAPRGSLTSQSSGRGSASFLRPPSTAPSAGGSYLSPAPGDTSSWASGPERWPRREHVVTVSKRRNTSVDENYEWDSEFPGDMELLETWHPGLASSRAHPELEPELGVKTPEKSCLLNTTHAPGPEARCAALREEFLAFRRRRDATRARLPVCQQSISYPEQATLL comes from the exons ATGATTTGGTGTCTCCGTCTGACCATCCTCAGCCTGATCCTCAGCCAAGGGGCTGACG GTCGAAGGAAGCCTGAGGTGGTCTCTGTGGTGGGCCGGGCTGGGGAGAGTGCAGTGCTGGGCTGTGACTTGCTGCCTCCAGCTGGCCGCCCCCCTCTGCATGTCATCGAGTGGCTGCGCTTTGGATTCCTGCTTCCCATCTTCATCCAGTTCGGCCTCTACTCTCCCCGAATTGACCCTGATTACGTGG GACGAGTCCGTCTGCAGACAGGAGCATCTCTCCAGATTGAGGGGCTCCGGGTGGAAGACCAGGGTTGGTACGAGTGCCGCGTGCTCTTCCTGGACCAACACAGCCCTGAGCAGGATTTTGCCAATGGCTCCTGGGTGCACCTGACAGTCAATT CGCCCCCTCAGTTCCAGGAGACGCCTCCCTTAGTGTTGGAAGTGAAGGAACTGGAGGCTGTTACCTTGCGCTGTGTGGCCCTTGGCAGCCCTCAGCCTTATGTGACTTGGAAATTCCGAGGACAAGACCTTGGCAAAGTCCAGGGTCAGATGCAA GTGCAGAATGGAACACTGTGGATCCGTCGGGTGGAGCGAGGCAGCGCTGGAGACTACACCTGCCAAGCCTCCAGCACTGAGGGCAGCGTCACCCACACTACTCAGCTGCTGGTGCTAG GACCCCCTGTCATTGTGGTGCCCCCCAACAACAACACGGTCAATGCCTCCCAGGATGTCTCTTTGGCTTGCCGGGCTGAGGCGTACCCTGCAAACCTCACCTATAGCTGGTTCCAGGATGGTATCAATGTCTTCCACATTAG CCGCTTACAGTCTCGAGTGCGGATCCTGGTAGATGGAAGTCTGTGGCTGCAGGCCACTCAGCCTGATGACGCCGGCCACTATACCTGTGTTCCCAGCAATGGCCTTCCACATCCACCCTCAGCTTCTGCCTATCTCACTGTGCTCT ACCCAGCCCAGGTGACAGCCATGCCTCCCGAGACACCCCTGCCCATTGGCATGCGTGGGGTGATCCGGTGTCCGGTTCGTGCTAATCCCCCACTACTGTTTGTCACCTGGACCAAAGACGGACAGGCCTTACAGCTGGACAAG TTTCCTGGCTGGTCCCTGGGTCCAGAAGGCTCCCTCGTCATTGCCCTGGGAAATGAGGATGCCTTGGGAGAATACTCCTGCACGCCCTACAACAGTCTTGGTACGGCTGGACCCTCCCCTGTGACCCGAGTACTGCTCAAG GCTCCCCCGGCTTTTATAGACCAGCCCAAGGAAGAGTATTTCCAAGAAGTAGGGCGGGACCTACTCATCCCGTGCTCCGCCCGGGGAGACCCTCCTCCTATTGTCTCTTGGGCCAAG GTGGGACGGGGGCTGCAGGGCCAGGCCCAGGTGGACAGCAACAACAGCCTCATCCTTCGACCCCTGACCAAGGAGGCCCATGGACGATGGGAATGCAGCGCCAGAAATGCTGTAGCCCACGTGACCATTTCTACCAACGTATACGTGCTAG GCACCAGTCCCCATGTCGTCACCAATGTGTCTGTGGTACCTTTACCCAAGGGTGCCAATGTCTCTTGGGAGCCTGGCTTTGATGGTGGCTATCTGCAGAGATTCAGTGTCTGGTATACCCCACT AGCCAAGCGTCCTGACCGAGCTCACCATGACTGGGTATCTCTGGCTGTGCCTATGGGGGCTACACACCTCCTAGTGCCAGGGCTGCAGGCCCACACGCAGTATCAGTTCAGTGTCCTTGCTCAGAACAAGCTGGGCAGTGGGCCTTTCAGCGAGATTGTCCTGTCTATACCTGAGG GGCTTCCTACCACACCGGCTGTCCCTAGGCTTCCTCCGACAGAGATgccacctctcctgtcccctcctagAGGTTTGGTGGCAGTGAGGACACCCCGGGGGGTCCTTTTGCATTGGGATCCCCCAGAACTCATCCCTGAGAGACTGGATGGCTACATCCTGGAGGGACGGCAAGGCTCCCAAGGCTGGGAGATCCTGGACCAAGGTGTGGCTGGCACGGAAATTCAGCTGCTGGTCCCTGGCCTCATCAAG GACGTTCTCTATGAGTTTCGCCTCGTGGCCTTTGCTGATAGCTACGTCAGTGACCCCAGTAACATAGCCAACATCTCCACTTCCG GCCTGGAGGTGTACCCCTCCCGCACACAGCTACCGGgtctcctgccccagcctgtATTGGCTGGTGTTGTGGGTGGAGTCTGCTTCTTGGGCGTGGCCGTCCTTGTGAGCATCCTGGCTGCCTGCCTCATGAATCGGCGAAGGGCAGCTCGCCGTCACAGGAAACGTCTACGCCAGG ATCCACCTCTGATCTTCTCTCCACGTGGGAGGTCAGGCCCACA CTCTGCTCCTGGCTCAGACAGCCCTGACAGCGTGACCAAGTTCAAGCTTCAAGGCTCCCCAGTTCCCAGCCTACGCCAGAGTCTGCTCTGGGGGGAGCCTGCCCGACCGCCTAGCCCTCACCCGGATTCTCCACTTGGTCGGGGACCTTTACCATTAGAGCCCATTTGCAGGGGCCCAGATGGGCGCTTTGTGATGGGACCCACTGTGGCACCCCCCCAAGAAAAGTTATGCCTGGAGCGGTCAGAACCTCGGACCTCAGCTAAACGCTTGGCCCAATCCCTTGACTGTAGCAGTAGTAGCCCCAGTGGGGTCCCACAGCCCCTCTGCATCACAGACATCAGCCCTGTGGGGCAACCTCCTGCAGCCATGCCTAGCCCCCTACCAGGTCCGGGACCCCTGCTCCAGTACCTGAGCCTGCCTTTCTTCCGAGAGATGAATGTGGATGGGGACTGGCCACCTCTCGAGGAGCCCACACCTGCCTCACCTCCAGATTTCATGGGTAGTCAGCCCTGCCCCAcctcatctttccttcctccacccgACTCACCTCCTACAAACCTCAGGGCAGTGCTTCCTGGGACACTGATGGGGGTCGGGGTCTCCTCAGAGCCCCCTTACACAGCTTTGGCTGACTGGACACTGAGGGAGCGGGTGTTGCCAGGCCTTCTCTCTGCTGCCCCTCGTGGCAGCCTCACCAGCCAGAGCAGTGGGCGGGGCAGTGCTTCCTTCCTGCGCCCTCCCTCCACAGCCCCCTCTGCAGGGGGAAGCTACCTcagtccagctccaggagacacaAGCAGCTGGGCCAGTGGCCCTGAAAGGTGGCCCCGAAGGGAGCACGTGGTGACAGTCAGCAAAAG GAGGAACACCTCTGTGGATGAGAACTATGAATGGGACTCGGAATTCCCGGGGGACATGGAGCTGCTGGAGACTTGGCACCCAGGCTTGGCCAGTTCTCGGGCCCACCCCGAGCTTGAGCCAGAGTTAG gtgttaagactccagagaagaGCTGTCTCCTGAACACCACCCACGCTCCCGGCCCCGAGGCCCGCTGTGCTGCTCTTCGGGAGGAATTCCTGGCTTTCCGACGACGCAGGGACGCTACCAGGGCCCGGTTACCAGTCTGTCAGCAGTCCATCTCTTACCCTGAACAGGCTACTCTGCTATGA